Proteins encoded within one genomic window of Brassica rapa cultivar Chiifu-401-42 chromosome A09, CAAS_Brap_v3.01, whole genome shotgun sequence:
- the LOC103837786 gene encoding tetracycline resistance protein, class A isoform X2: protein MLSCRLPHRSTASVGLGTMVMMPVIGNLADRYGIKALLTLPMCLSIIPPAILGYRRDTLFFYTYYVIKIIFDMVCQGTVDCLAQAYVAKNIHGTQRISMFGVLAGVRSISAVCATFAARFLPTASTFQVTALSLFVGLVYMRIFLKERLHDDDEDDYDGGGDERMLTEPILENAPTRTHVFYNKYSSLKDMVALMKNSTILVQALAVTFFVTFSQSGMESAFLYFLKARFGFKKNDFAQLSLLVWIIGSVSQLFILRILVSAIGERRVLSTGLLMDFFNAAILSVSWSPWVPYAATALVPGVMFVMPSIYGIASRQVRSAEQGKVQGCIYGVKSFAEVVAPFVYSPLTALFLSDNAPFYFPGFSLLCIALSLMIGFLLSLLIKDVPSSLMKKTISSASNEEA, encoded by the exons ATGCTCTCTTGCCGTTTACCTCACCGGAGTACAGCAAGTG TGGGACTTGGGACAATGGTAATGATGCCGGTAATCGGGAATCTAGCCGACAGGTATGGAATCAAGGCATTGCTCACCCTTCCCATGTGCCTCTCTATAATTCCTCCAG CAATATTAGGGTATAGAAGggatacattatttttttacacATATTATGTGATCAAGATTATCTTTGATATGGTCTGCCAAGGCACCGTTGACTGTCTCGCTCAGGCTTATGTG gCAAAAAATATTCATGGCACACAAAGAATATCAATGTTCGGAGTTTTAGCAGGTGTCAGATCAATTTCCGCAGTTTGTGCAACATTTGCAGCTCGTTTTCTACCCACAGCTTCGACTTTTCAG GTTACCGCTTTATCATTATTCGTTGGCCTGGTGTACATGAGAATTTTCCTAAAAGAGAGGTTAcacgatgatgatgaagatgactatgatggtggtggtgatgaAAGGATGTTAACAGAGCCAATTCTAGAAAATGCACCAACAAGGACACATGTCTTCTACAATAAGTATTCTTCTTTGAAAGACATGGTCGCCTTGATGAAGAATAg CACCATACTCGTTCAAGCATTGGCCGTTACATTTTTTGTTACTTTCTCACAAAGTGGAATGGAGTCAGCTTTCTTG TATTTTCTGAAAGCCCGTTTTGGGTTTAAGAAAAATGACTTTGCTCAGCTCTCCCTGTTGGTTTGGATCATTGGTTCCGTATCCCAG CTGTTTATATTGCGGATATTGGTTTCTGCCATTGGAGAACGTAGGGTGTTATCAACAGGGCTTCTTATGGATTTCTTCAAC GCAGCAATTCTCAGTGTTTCATGGTCACCATGG GTTCCTTATGCCGCCACAGCCCTCGTACCCGGAGTGATGTTTGTAATGCCATCT ATTTATGGTATTGCCTCAAGACAAGTTAGGTCCGCTGAACAG GGGAAGGTCCAGGGATGCATATATGGGGTAAAGTCATTTGCAGAAGTCGTGGCTCCATTTGTATATAGTCCATTGACAG CATTGTTTCTCTCCGACAATGCACCGTTCTATTTCCCTGGATTCAGTCTTTTATGCATCGCCTTATCTTTG ATGATCGGTTTCCTTCTGAGTCTTCTGATAAAAGATGTTCCCTCTTCGTTAATGAAGAAAACAATTAGCAGCGCTTCAAACGAGGAAGCTTGA
- the LOC103837789 gene encoding F-box/LRR-repeat protein 10 — protein MATTVVLDADGFDEERSLDMLPAALLETIMTKLDVASLCSLASTCKTLKSCVSRVLTFTPNFHLFNVSLSMETVRPLLFPNQQLSSLKLDCGRLGNSAIDVLARPSLREISLHNCRDFSGDLISEIGKKCKDLRLLCLGSVAEKVGRTVTRGALEDLLNGCSHLEVLALMFDLSLYLRPGDGRIFGLASDKLTHLELGHISSRMMTHLLTSTGQGSGGRALQNVQQLRLSVDCITDAVVKAISNSLSSLIDLDLRDAPLEDPRQLSDLTDFGLQEINQNGKLKRLSLIRSQEFHSAYFRRVSDQGMLFLAGKCLGMESICLGGFCRVTDAGFKTILHSCASLSKFSVYHGPKLTDLVFHDVLATALSLSHVSLRRCHLLTDHAVRNLAWNLKLESLDLRGCRNIRDEALQAVSHLRKLKVLLLDGTDVSDIGLSYLKEGVWDSLVSLSVRGCRNLTDKFMTTLFDGSSKLALRELDVSNLPNLTDAAVFALAKSGAPITKLQLRECRLIGDPSVMALASTRVYEDECPGSSLCLLDLYDCGGITQLSFKWLKKPFFPRLKWLGITGSVNRDIVDALARRRPHLKVSCRGEELGIDGEDDWDSADIQQHMEAEEDELEQWILGDEGDVEMEDAEDESDDEGSEEEEE, from the exons ATGGCTACCACCGTCGTCCTCGATGCTGACGGTTTCGATGAAGAGAGAAGCCTCGATATGTTACCAGCGGCTCTCCTGGAGACAATCATGACGAAGCTCGACGTGGCCTCTCTCTGCTCGTTGGCCTCCACTTGCAAAACGCTCAAAAGCTGCGTCTCTCGTGTCCTCACTTTCACTCCCAACTTCCACCTCTTC aatGTTTCACTGTCAATGGAAACGGTTAGACCGTTGTTGTTTCCGAATCAGCAACTCTCTAGCCTTAAGCTTGACTGTGGACGCCTTGGGAACTCAGCCATTGACGTGCTGGCACGTCCTTCCCTTAGGGAGATCTCTCTTCACAACTGCCGCGATTTCAGTGGAGATCTCATCTCTGAAATCGGAAAGAAATGCAAGGATCTAAG GCTCCTCTGTTTGGGCTCTGTAGCAGAGAAAGTTGGTCGAACCGTTACTCGCGGTGCTCTTGAAGATTTGCTGAACGGTTGCTCTCATTTAGAG GTCTTAGCACTTATGTTTGACCTCTCATTATACTTACGTCCTGGTGACGGCCGCATTTTCGGATTGGCCTCTGATAAACTCACCCATCTTGAGCTTGGACACATCTCCTCAAGGATGATGACTCATCTACTCACATCAACAGGGCAAGGCAGCGGCGGCCGGGCGCTCCAAAACGTCCAGCAGCTGCGCCTCTCTGTTGATTGTATCACCGACGCTGTTGTCAAGGCAATATCTAATTCTCTTTCGTCGTTGATTGATCTGGACCTGAGAGACGCGCCTCTCGAGGATCCGAGGCAACTGTCAGACCTCACGGACTTCGGCCTCCAGGAGATCAACCAAAACGGCAAGCTGAAGCGCCTCTCTCTGATCCGTAGCCAGGAGTTTCACTCTGCTTACTTCCGCCGAGTTAGCGACCAAGGGATGCTGTTTCTTGCTGGCAAATGCTTGGGGATGGAGAGCATTTGTCTCGGCGGGTTCTGCCGGGTGACGGACGCTGGTTTCAAGACCATCCTCCACTCTTGCGCTAGCCTCTCCAAGTTCAGCGTATACCACGGACCCAAACTGACCGATCTTGTTTTCCACGATGTCTTAGCGACTGCTCTCTCGCTCAGCCACGTTAGCCTGAGGAGGTGCCATCTTCTCACGGATCACGCGGTTCGAAATCTGGCGTGGAATCTGAAGCTGGAGAGTCTTGATTTGAGAGGGTGCAGAAACATAAGGGACGAAGCGTTACAAGCCGTCTCGCATCTACGGAAACTGAAGGTTTTGCTTCTTGATGGCACTGATGTGAGTGACATTGGGCTCTCTTACCTTAAAGAAGGAGTTTGGGATTCTCTGGTTTCTCTATCCGTCAGGGGATGCAGAAACTTAACTGACAAGTTCATGACCACTCTGTTTGATGGATCCTCAAAGCTAGCGCTCCGCGAGCTCGACGTGTCTAATCTTCCTAACCTGACTGATGCTGCCGTTTTCGCTCTGGCGAAATCCGGAGCTCCGATCACAAAGCTCCAGCTGAGAGAATGCAGACTCATAGGCGATCCCTCGGTCATGGCTCTTGCGTCTACACGGGTGTACGAAGACGAGTGTCCTGGGAGCAGCTTGTGTCTGCTGGATCTTTATGACTGCGGCGGCATAACTCAGCTCTCGTTCAAATGGCTGAAGAAACCGTTCTTCCCGAGGCTCAAATGGTTAGGGATCACTGGGAGTGTGAACAGAGATATTGTAGATGCTTTGGCGAGGAGACGACCGCATTTGAAGGTCTCTTGCCGCGGAGAAGAGCTTGGAATTGATGGGGAAGACGACTGGGACTCTGCTGACATACAGCAGCACATGGAAGCAGAGGAAGATGAGCTTGAGCAGTGGATTCTTGGAGATGAAGGTGATGTTGAGATGGAGGATGCAGAAGACGAGAGTGATGATGAaggaagtgaagaagaagaagaatga
- the LOC103837786 gene encoding tetracycline resistance protein, class A isoform X1: MDEKLGGLGHILTTVFLSSFAGFLVRPVMTDVTVAAVCSGLNDSCSLAVYLTGVQQVTVGLGTMVMMPVIGNLADRYGIKALLTLPMCLSIIPPAILGYRRDTLFFYTYYVIKIIFDMVCQGTVDCLAQAYVAKNIHGTQRISMFGVLAGVRSISAVCATFAARFLPTASTFQVTALSLFVGLVYMRIFLKERLHDDDEDDYDGGGDERMLTEPILENAPTRTHVFYNKYSSLKDMVALMKNSTILVQALAVTFFVTFSQSGMESAFLYFLKARFGFKKNDFAQLSLLVWIIGSVSQLFILRILVSAIGERRVLSTGLLMDFFNAAILSVSWSPWVPYAATALVPGVMFVMPSIYGIASRQVRSAEQGKVQGCIYGVKSFAEVVAPFVYSPLTALFLSDNAPFYFPGFSLLCIALSLMIGFLLSLLIKDVPSSLMKKTISSASNEEA, translated from the exons ATGGACGAGAAGCTTGGAGGGCTAGGACACATATTGACGACGGTTTTCCTGTCATCATTCGCCGGATTCTTGGTAAGGCCGGTCATGACTGACGTCACCGTCGCTGCGGTTTGCTCTGGATTAAACGATTCATGCTCTCTTGCCGTTTACCTCACCGGAGTACAGCAAGTG ACAGTGGGACTTGGGACAATGGTAATGATGCCGGTAATCGGGAATCTAGCCGACAGGTATGGAATCAAGGCATTGCTCACCCTTCCCATGTGCCTCTCTATAATTCCTCCAG CAATATTAGGGTATAGAAGggatacattatttttttacacATATTATGTGATCAAGATTATCTTTGATATGGTCTGCCAAGGCACCGTTGACTGTCTCGCTCAGGCTTATGTG gCAAAAAATATTCATGGCACACAAAGAATATCAATGTTCGGAGTTTTAGCAGGTGTCAGATCAATTTCCGCAGTTTGTGCAACATTTGCAGCTCGTTTTCTACCCACAGCTTCGACTTTTCAG GTTACCGCTTTATCATTATTCGTTGGCCTGGTGTACATGAGAATTTTCCTAAAAGAGAGGTTAcacgatgatgatgaagatgactatgatggtggtggtgatgaAAGGATGTTAACAGAGCCAATTCTAGAAAATGCACCAACAAGGACACATGTCTTCTACAATAAGTATTCTTCTTTGAAAGACATGGTCGCCTTGATGAAGAATAg CACCATACTCGTTCAAGCATTGGCCGTTACATTTTTTGTTACTTTCTCACAAAGTGGAATGGAGTCAGCTTTCTTG TATTTTCTGAAAGCCCGTTTTGGGTTTAAGAAAAATGACTTTGCTCAGCTCTCCCTGTTGGTTTGGATCATTGGTTCCGTATCCCAG CTGTTTATATTGCGGATATTGGTTTCTGCCATTGGAGAACGTAGGGTGTTATCAACAGGGCTTCTTATGGATTTCTTCAAC GCAGCAATTCTCAGTGTTTCATGGTCACCATGG GTTCCTTATGCCGCCACAGCCCTCGTACCCGGAGTGATGTTTGTAATGCCATCT ATTTATGGTATTGCCTCAAGACAAGTTAGGTCCGCTGAACAG GGGAAGGTCCAGGGATGCATATATGGGGTAAAGTCATTTGCAGAAGTCGTGGCTCCATTTGTATATAGTCCATTGACAG CATTGTTTCTCTCCGACAATGCACCGTTCTATTTCCCTGGATTCAGTCTTTTATGCATCGCCTTATCTTTG ATGATCGGTTTCCTTCTGAGTCTTCTGATAAAAGATGTTCCCTCTTCGTTAATGAAGAAAACAATTAGCAGCGCTTCAAACGAGGAAGCTTGA
- the LOC103837786 gene encoding tetracycline resistance protein, class A isoform X3 encodes MDEKLGGLGHILTTVFLSSFAGFLVRPVMTDVTVAAVCSGLNDSCSLAVYLTGVQQVTVGLGTMVMMPVIGNLADRYGIKALLTLPMCLSIIPPAILGYRRDTLFFYTYYVIKIIFDMVCQGTVDCLAQAYVAKNIHGTQRISMFGVLAGVRSISAVCATFAARFLPTASTFQVTALSLFVGLVYMRIFLKERLHDDDEDDYDGGGDERMLTEPILENAPTRTHVFYNKYSSLKDMVALMKNSTILVQALAVTFFVTFSQSGMESAFLYFLKARFGFKKNDFAQLSLLVWIIGSVSQLFILRILVSAIGERRVLSTGLLMDFFNAAILSVSWSPWVPYAATALVPGVIFMVLPQDKLGPLNRGRSRDAYMG; translated from the exons ATGGACGAGAAGCTTGGAGGGCTAGGACACATATTGACGACGGTTTTCCTGTCATCATTCGCCGGATTCTTGGTAAGGCCGGTCATGACTGACGTCACCGTCGCTGCGGTTTGCTCTGGATTAAACGATTCATGCTCTCTTGCCGTTTACCTCACCGGAGTACAGCAAGTG ACAGTGGGACTTGGGACAATGGTAATGATGCCGGTAATCGGGAATCTAGCCGACAGGTATGGAATCAAGGCATTGCTCACCCTTCCCATGTGCCTCTCTATAATTCCTCCAG CAATATTAGGGTATAGAAGggatacattatttttttacacATATTATGTGATCAAGATTATCTTTGATATGGTCTGCCAAGGCACCGTTGACTGTCTCGCTCAGGCTTATGTG gCAAAAAATATTCATGGCACACAAAGAATATCAATGTTCGGAGTTTTAGCAGGTGTCAGATCAATTTCCGCAGTTTGTGCAACATTTGCAGCTCGTTTTCTACCCACAGCTTCGACTTTTCAG GTTACCGCTTTATCATTATTCGTTGGCCTGGTGTACATGAGAATTTTCCTAAAAGAGAGGTTAcacgatgatgatgaagatgactatgatggtggtggtgatgaAAGGATGTTAACAGAGCCAATTCTAGAAAATGCACCAACAAGGACACATGTCTTCTACAATAAGTATTCTTCTTTGAAAGACATGGTCGCCTTGATGAAGAATAg CACCATACTCGTTCAAGCATTGGCCGTTACATTTTTTGTTACTTTCTCACAAAGTGGAATGGAGTCAGCTTTCTTG TATTTTCTGAAAGCCCGTTTTGGGTTTAAGAAAAATGACTTTGCTCAGCTCTCCCTGTTGGTTTGGATCATTGGTTCCGTATCCCAG CTGTTTATATTGCGGATATTGGTTTCTGCCATTGGAGAACGTAGGGTGTTATCAACAGGGCTTCTTATGGATTTCTTCAAC GCAGCAATTCTCAGTGTTTCATGGTCACCATGG GTTCCTTATGCCGCCACAGCCCTCGTACCCGGAGTGAT ATTTATGGTATTGCCTCAAGACAAGTTAGGTCCGCTGAACAG GGGAAGGTCCAGGGATGCATATATGGGGTAA